The stretch of DNA TTTCCACGTTAAGTGATCgaaaacagcaaatataagtcaacattacccccctatggagcaggaacagagcaatatcTTCTTTGGTTCgagcttttcaacgtttggagtctctccaatGTCTCTCCTTTACGCTCAAGAAGCTGAGTAGCATTAACTTATCTGAACAATTTGTAGCACTGTATCTCTGTCCTGATATCAGAGTTTGGGGCGCTGACATCGTCAGACCTGCTTTAGGGGGTCTGTAGCCCCAGCGTGGGCGTTACTGCAAGCCCTGCCCCACCCCCCACTCATAAAACCTCTAGTGATGTCCCTGTTTCAGAGGTGGTTTACTTTAATATGGAATTCATATGCGGTGAGGTGGTAATAtctgtatttgttgtttgttgtgtgtgtgtgtgtgtgtgtgtgtgtgtgtgtactcagtGGACTCCAGCACAATTTGATCAAACACATTGATCTGAAAACATTCCAGATCCACACCCTCCGCTCTCTGTGAGTTACACAACGAGAAGAACACAAATCTAACCATCTATTAACATCTAGAACATTCACAGTTTAAACAATAAAAGCAcaaagtaaatatatatgtattcacTAAATATGAACATACACCGGTCTGAGtttaatatcaataataaaCTGATCTTGTATAATTCAGGGATCTGAGCTGCAACAGGATCCAGACGATTCACCCAGACGCCTTCAGACCCCTGCAGTCCCTCAGCAAACTGTGAGAGTTCACTTATTCACGtggtcactctctcactcactctctcactcactcacccatatCCCACTGTAGTGTTGTCATCATTCTGAAGCGGGTGTCATACTCATTCTGGGTCTAACCTGTGCTGTTTCACTATTCTTTATActactcactatatagtgcactattatagggaactcaTGCaagtttttaccaaacaatgccttgcattatgggtatccactGTCCACTAGTGTTTGTGTAGTGCATTGCGCTGTAGGATtgtgagtgcactgaaaatatttctgggcactactacaaaatggcagatcCCCAGattagtgcactatatagggaaTAGGGCACATATGTGGATGTTGGATTCCTTTCTTGTGGAAATGAATGTGAAAAGAATCCCATTAGTGTCATAAACAAATCCAGGTCAGACCCTGAAGTCCTTAAATGGGAAATACATCCACTACAGCATGATGCACAACTTCAGGGGGATCTGGATTCACTCTGATTAAACTGGGCATGAATTCAGGGGTTAGACTTTCTCATTATTgctcacagtctctctctctctcattctctcattaTGCCTGGTCCACACTACAGGTTTAAAAATTCACACATTAGGTATAACAAAACACGGTGGATGGCGGTCAAATGACCGCAGCTCGGCTCTCATTGGGTTACAGCCTTTGAGGCATGACGTTACCGTTTCACACAAGAGTCGGGGTCCACCCACACTACAGGATTGAATCGTACATTTTGTACAGTTCACATTTCGTTAGCGATGTCTGTGTTaattactgtctctctctcgttaGTGATCTCTGTACTAATGACTGTCTCTCTCGTTAGTTATGTGTGTTAATGACTGTCTCTCGTTAGCGATCTCTGTGTTaatgactgtctctctctcgttaGTGATCTCTGTTaatgactgtctctctctcgttaGTGATCTCTGTGTTAATGACTGTCTCTCGTTAGCGATCTCTGTGTTaatgactgtctctctctcgtcaGTGATCTCAGTGATAACCAGCTGAGTGTTTTACCTATCGCTGGTTTGACGAGCGTCACTCACCTGAAACTCACAGGAAACTCCGCCATCTTTACCTCCTTCAGGCACGAGGACTTCCCAAACATCAGGTCTCCACTGATTCACTGTTCATCACCTACTCATTTATCAATCTGATTAATTACTCACTCATTTATAACTCAAGCACACTTTAACTATtcatcattcactcattaattATTCACTGATTACAAACTCACTGAGTCATCAATCATGCACTCATTATCCACTGGTCCTTAGACTGATTAGACTAACCCCTGTGTAGATTATGCTCCTCCTccagatgaatatattattgtaattaatgaGACAGTTTAAGAAGACGAACTACTGTGAGTTCTGAGGCCTGAGGGAatcatattttcattcattaacttTCTGAGCTTTAATACGTTGGACGTTTCTCTGAAGGGTTATAAATCTGTTCGAGCCTGTCGTCTAAAAataaagatagaaataaaagacataaataaacgTTATAAATATCTCCTTCACCCAGAGCCCAGGGCCATGGAGAAGCTCCAGAAACTAAAACATTCAGCGGAGAGCTGCCTCTTCCCCCGCAGCGCCGCGGGGTTCACGCCCGTGTTACTCTCCAACCGCTGCGTGTCTTTACACAGGTGCTGTGATTACAGAAGTACAACAAAGAAGGTGTGGTTTTCTGTTCTCCTCGGGTCAAAACCAGAGATGAGCACCACGTTGTTAGCAACAGTAAAGAAGGAGGGACTGGGTCATTTTatccccctcgtctccacagtggaacacagttctgtttcttagtgaaacgtctgtgacccgctttggtccaaaccccacgagccccacagcagtgttctccccctgtgtaaacagcccctgttcagaacgcccgctttcagcacctgttcctttaaatgataatgagccgctcgctgttcaccccgaccccgagggcacagcagtgaggagcgaggagcagaagctctggtttttagccgttttcactctgttctctttcttctccgtttttactcagtgctcttatttctccgcgctcgttgtgtctgttttgctgagtttaacctcgtctttgcgctctcacataaacacgggtccagcgctgtgattggacagactcagacgagggggcggggcaatacttaagtctctgcacttgacgtcagaagcagaaaACGACtttttttatcccatgttttctgacttaggcagtgcacagaaaactgactggggtcttgtttcacagcgtgtatgttggtgggctccagattcacacattaatgtgctaATTTTTTCATAATACCTCCCTTGAAAAGTCCATATAAACCTCTGATCATGTGAGGGGTGCAGAActttgctgctgtttttctACAGGGTCATTGAGATGCCGCATGCTtatcagtgctgtgtgtttggAGCCTGCAGCCACAGAGCATCTGAGCACTCTGAGGAACAGACGGATGGTGTGGACGATGACCTGCAGAAGAGAACGCAATTCCCCATCTCCAGTGACTGTGAGAACACAACCTTCAGACATCCAGAAACACTAATCCCTGCTAACATCATTTACCTCAAACACCCACCCTGGAGACTTCCAGATACCCTCACCACTGCTAACACCGCACATGCTAACATAATTTACCTCAAACACCCACCCTGGAGAATTCCTGATACTCTCAACACTGCTAACACCGCACATGCTAACATCATTTACCTCAAACACCTATGCTTGAGACACCCAAAAACAATCATCACTGCTAACATCATTTACCTCAAACCTACACTGGAGACATCTAaatacaatcaacactgctaaTACTGCACATGCTAACATAACACCTATACATTGAAGATGTCTAGATAAAATCAAGACAGATAACAATGCACACATGATAACACTTATACACTGGAGAGGTCTAGACACAACCAATGCTGCTAACGTGGCAGATGCTAACATTAACCAGTGCTGAATCAGATTGAGATGCTAGTCATTTAACTCAATTTTAAGATCAGTGTGAGCTGGCAAACAAAGGCATTACCTGTCAATTAtatattgttattaaaaaaagtgtCATTTTATTGGATCATGCTGTGCATATACACattgatcagccaaaacataaaAACCACCTGTTTCTACACCcagtgtccactctctcagctccaccgaccTCACAGGAACACTCTGTAgagttacagactggagtccatctgttgctctgcatactttgttattgttatttctgAGGATCAATCTCAGcacttcagtgacactgacagtcTTCTTTTAACCATTTGTGCTGAATGAGCTCTGAAGAGGTACAGAGAACAACGCAGTATTTTACCTTTTGTGAGATTTCAAATGTGGGGCTAAATGTGGCATTAAACAATATCAGGTCTGTCACAGAACCAGTCACATTTAGCGCTAAGTTTGTGACTCATCTCAACACAGCTACAAGTTTACGTTGCAATAGCGATGCTGCTATCTCATATGTGACCCATATacatcagagacagtagctcatctgtcgctgcacagtgtgtgtcgctcgtcctctagtccttcatcagtgacacaggacgctgtcggctggatgtttttggtcggtggactgttctcggtccagacactgaggggtttaaaaactccagcagcactgctgtgtctgatccactctacaccagcacaacacacactaacacaccaccaccacgtcagtgtcactgcagcgctgagaatgatccaccaccacatcacacctgctctgtgggggtcctgagcgctgaggaacagggggagaggggggtaacaaagtatgcagagcaataaatGGACCACAGTCTGTTATTGTAAATCCACAGAGGACATCTACAAAATACGAGTTTAGAAACGAGGTGGTGTGTTCATATAAACACTCATTAATTCAGCCATTCATAATCAGAGTTGTCCAGTGAGGATAATGAGGTGAGTGAGGGGTGTCCTGATGAAGTCTCCGTTTATTTAGAACATCGTAACCTCTATGATCTATCTTTACTGAGGGCTGTAATTAAGCCGCAGCTCTTAAAAGTGCAGCGCGCTGAAGGAGGCTGGCTGTAGCTGTGGGAACAGGTCGGTGAGTCTTTGTCTATTTCTGACTCCTCTACCTGACTGTTTGTCTTTAATTAGAACAGCACAAACATGTCGGGACCGTACAGTAACCACAGGAACTTCGCAGATGAAATACAGGCAGTGTTCTCCTCATTCCTGTGAAAGAGATCTGATCGGGTTTCTGACTTGAAAGAGCTCCGTAATTACTCTCTACGGTGAGATTGACGAGTTAAGATCTAAAAGCAGCGTTTAAGGctttgaaagaaagaaaaacacagtgtgatTAGAGTTAACCCTTCGCCTGCCGGAGGCTGGAGAGGTTCCCTGACGCTCCCCCGGAGCACCGACCGTGGAGAGACTTCAAAAACATTCTGTGATAAAGTCAGATGCTtactcacatcacacacacaatctctacATCTTTTCACGCTCACACGGTGTGGAGGTAGATGGAGTACTGTCTTTTAAGTCCAggggtgttttttattttgcagaTGATCCTGATCTGGAGGAATTCCAGTTGAATCTCGAAGAGGCCAGACTCCAAACCAGCGTCCAGTGCACTCCCATCCCAGGTACGGAGTAATAATATTCATATACCTACAATAACaacatatacaaatatttacatgtgTTTCCTCCTTCTTACTGGTGTAACAGATCACAGTTCAGATGGGATCACAGGGTTTGTGTCAGGGATACAACCCTTACACAGCCCCAAACAAACCCGAACAATGGCGGGGGGGGCCTCAGTTGGCCCAGTGTGGAGTCCAGGGCTCTTAGAACAGACAAATGCCGGGATCAGACTAAACAAATATGGCCGGATTTTTTCATATTCAACAAATTCCCGGCGTCTGAACCGAATCCGAGCGTCAGGGACGAGCAGAGGTCCTGTAGTGAACAGCGAAGTTTGTCTGGGACGACCCACGACTCCCAGAGGAAAGGTTGAGCGTGTTCGAGTTTTTGGGATTTCCTACAACATGTTCCTGACGATgaccaaaaaaaatgtttaaaattgttaaTAATCGTTCTCATGAACTGAAGCCTCCTCGTTCTTTTGGGCGGAGCATAAATCAACATCCAGGTACTTTAACCGTTCTTCTCATTTGTGTTCTAGGAAACATGATTTCAGCAGTGGAAAATGACATcaagcaaaaacacaaaataacacattaatgagtagttcatgattgtaacaaaaaaatgtcataaaatTCTGATGCTTCCTcttcatttgctgctctctaaTTGGTTTGCGgtctgtaaaaaaacaaaaaaaaaacaaagtgtctcggtgcggtatgctaggctttcggGAGACAGAatgcattaccgaaagtgctacaaaaaaatacaactcgagttacaaaggAGTATGTCATAATtcaaacaattaataaaaacgttttattaaatttaactTCGGCCACATTCAAACAAGCagtttttcccctcaaacaccattccatttttaaaaacgtGGCCCCTAAAACTGTTTCCCCATAAATGACGTTCCTTCTACGAAACAGTACAGTGCTCTAATGTTGATTTACTGAAGACTTCTCCTTTTCCCCCTCAGCCCTTGTCCAAATGAAACTCCCACatctcacacaaacagagctcTCCACTGACTCCTGAGTGATGGCGCTCCTGATCTGAGGGTGTTCCCGAGAGTGTGCTGGCGCTCGCCGCAGTGTTTACAAACCGTATTGGTTTAATCCACACGCTCCGTTCTTGTGAAACACAGCTACTCATCTGtatatattttcactgtgaTTAGGGAATTATTACAGTAACTGTATTCACGCGATTATGATTAAACTTTGGTGAGTGATCCGTGGTTAACATGCGTCCTGAACCATGGAGGATGGTCTGATCACGGATTTATCATTGATTTGTTACACCGCTAGTCTCACTAGGAGTGTATTAACCATTACACCTCAAACTGAAGCTTCCGTTTTGAGAGGAGTGCTTTATCCATGCTAACGTATCTGGTATCTGATCTCTGGCAGGTCCCTTTAAGCCCTGTAGTGACCTGTTTGGAAGCTGGGTTCTGCGGTTGGGAATGTGGCTGATCTCTCTCGTCTCCTTGCTGGGGAACAGCGTTCTGGTCCTGACGGTGTTTTCCTCACCAAGTTACCTCTCTCCACTCAAGTTCATCATCGGAGGGATTGGCGTCACTAACCTGCTGACGGGATTGTGCTCCGGCGTTTTGACGGTGGTGGATGCTCTGACATTCGGGGAGTTCTCCCTGTTTGGAGCTCAGTGGGAATCAGGGGCTGGGTGCAGGGGAACGGCGTTCCTAACGGTCTTGTCATCCGAAGCGTCTGTGCTGCTGCTGACGGTGGCGGCGGTGCAGTGCAGCTTTTCCGTGTTCCGGTTCTGTTTTCACGGAAAGTTGGCATCCCTGGGCGGCATCAAGGCAGCAGTGATCCTGTGTGTGGTGCTCTCTCTGGGAGCTGCAGCTATGCCAGCGATCGGGTTCGGCGAGTACGGCGGCACTCCTCTGTGTTTCCTGTCCCCTCTCCCAAAGGATCCACCCTCGAACCTAAGCTTCAGCGTGGCGCTGATCCTGATGAACTCCGTCTGCTTCCTGCTCATCACCGGCTGCTTCCTGCAGCTGCACTGCCGCCTGGCGAGGGAAGACTTCCACAGCGTCTGGGACTCGGCTTTGATCAGACACATCACAGCACTCATCTTCACCAACTGCGTCCTCTACTGCCCCCTGGCcttcctctccttctcctcGCTCATGGGACTCTTCCCCCTCAGTCAGGAGGTCGTCAAGTCTGTCCTCTTAGTCTTGCTTCCACTTCCGGCCTGCGTTAACCCTGTACTCTACTTCTTGTTCAACCCTCACTTCCGCGAGGACGTCAGACTCTTGCTGTATCGGACTCGCCTCGACTCGGAACCGACTCTCGACTCCTTTACTTCAGTCGACACAGAGAAGAGTTCATACTCCTCTCAGACCCTAGTGTCCTTCTCATCTGAACTGAACGCAGTGTTCCCCGAGTCTGGGGGACGTTCCCCTGTGCCTCTGATTCAGTGTCAACTGCAGACGAAGGAAAACAGAGTGGAGAACTGGGACGAGTCGAGGTCAGACGCTAAGGACGAGGATGAGACAAGAGAAAACTCACTTTTCACCAAAGTCTGTCACTCCTCGAGCCGTTCGTCAGCTCTGCTTTGAGATCTTCAGCTCAGGAACCTGCCGTTTCTGAAAAAGTCAAAGTTCTCACAGGACAAAGAACCGAACAAATCCGATCGCAATTCTTCTCAGTGAAAAGAGAAATGTGCAGCAGCAACTCATCACAGGGAACTATAAGAACGTGAATGAAATCAGACCTAATAAACCGGGTCACATGATCATTTATTTATCACTCACTCAATCTTCGTAAGGTCAACAGTGTATCGTCGTCTGAAAACAGGGTTCTGAGAGACAGATAAAGGATGTTTCCTCTCGCATCTCCTCATTTCCGTTGTAAATAAAACTTGCTCTTAAAGGAATATCAACTGTAACTCGCTCCAATCTCGGATCACTTCCAGAGTTACTTTCTGGACGTTAAATCACAGTGCAATTACAGAACACACAGGTGTAGACTCGCCTTGACGTCACAGAGGGGGAGGTTTTAGACAATCACTCAGCAGggacctttttttaaattaaatacagaaatgagTAAAGGGGCAAAAGCTTTTAGGAAGATTCCCATTTTtctgattaaaaatgattaatattttagtcattttttgTGTAAATGTTATAAATCTGTGGAGGGCTTTGATGAGGGTCTCATTGTAAAGTAGCAAGTtataattacatataaaatataactacctctgaaactagcatgctaattttttcctttttttaagtttgttcctgtttttctttttttaatataaatgtatatgaaatatattaattttatattgaaATTTGGAGCCTTTAGTTTGGAAACCTGACATATTTTGGatgtatatttttcatatttctgtaaacatgtgagaaataaatgatttaataaaagGTACTAGTTTCATACACATCCTACTTCTGAgattttttaagaaaaaaaaaaagctgaatgaattatatttagATTTTTGAAACGTACTGATATTttgttgagtgtgtgttatcctgtgaaggactggcgccccctgcagggtgtgttcctgcctccgGACCCAcacccaccctgaactggataagatttacagacaatgaatgaatgaaataatattttattgatttaaacaaataacacacaaaAGATTACCATCTACAGAACACTTATAaagtatatttataaaatatgtacAGTGACTTTCAGGAATATTTCAGTAACGATCTAGAGGCATGTTTTCTTCGGAGGCTCTAGATTCTCCTGAGCAGAAAGTGCTTCTCTTTTTCGTGAGCTTTTACTGCTTTCCTCAGGAATCTTCTCTACTGTGTCTGAGGAAACCTGCAACAGCAAGAGGAAGGAGAAAATCAGACTCTGCAAAGACAAAGAGCGCCCCCTGCTGAGGAAACACTGCTCAAACATAACACATTCAAACtcctggggaaaaaaaggaatgaGATACAGTCATGAGCAAAAACTAAGGACCACACCCCAATTAGCAGAACACTGGGGTTTTAGAtagaaataattaaacacaaagTAACTCTGTATCTGAGATTTTCCTTTGATTTCTTCAGAATCAGggggtgtgtgttttcactgctacaaatgggttaaatgccTAGGTCAAATGTAGTTGTAATGTTCAATGATGGTAAAAGCACATTGCACATTTTTCCCAAAGTTGATGAGAAATTAATCAATATTCTAAGACACTGTGTGTGACGTAGGACCAACTCTTTTCCACAGGAGTTAAATAAGGACACCTTAAATTACATCTCCATGGTGTTGTTgtctttttgtaaaataaagactgatttaataaaaataaagacataTTTGAGGGAATCAAGCATTTCTCGTATTCCACTGAACATTtggtcttttttttgtttttgcagagTGTAAATACTGTTTTATTCTGTGCCGTCTGCACATTTTAGAGACTCCTCTGCTCCCATGAATGAAGCGAATGAGCTCACGTATGACTACACAGGTGAGATGGAGTGAGGAGAAAATGGAGCAACATGAAGGATGTAccaccaggaccaggactgagaaTCACTgactcaaacacagcagtgagacTCCGGACCGAGTTCACACCTGTGTAGGTGGCCGTGGTCCGAGTCTGCACCCAGACGCTGTCCGATCTGGACCTGATAAACTATCAagagctgtttatttttaatttgaattttgagtgtgtgtttgaagcggTGTGACTCTTCTACTCGTTACAGTgcaggtttagcgctccaggaaactcacagaccaatcacatgtgtttctgcatatcacacgtgaggctcctcagccaatcagatctgtgcattatgatgagcactagctgtgactccactgagtaacaataataataataaagttcaATTTATATAGGACCTTTCACAAACCCTAAGGCACTTTACATCGtctcaaagaagaaaaaaggaagATTTGAAAGACGACAGGGAAGAGCAGTTACAAAGGAAGAGAAATCCACAGTTTGGGGGCAGCACTGAACAATCTTTCAAGTAGTGTCTAGTTGAGGAAACGGTAAGAAGACCGAGGATACGTGAGGGgcgacacacacagggcagggctccagacgccgctgtcctggggccagtaagAAGAGCCCAAGGCATGTggtaaaagctcttttgggacgacagtgttgtgtgaggtaACTCCAGACACTTTAATAGAAACTGAACGTGGATCTGTTTACGGTTAAAGTCCCGCCCTTCAGCAATAAGTCAAACATATTTCTGcttatggaaaagcagtaaagtcaactgcaactacaaatGTCTTTAGTGAATATGcttccccccctccccccaacatCATGGTTTTATTGGTAAATTTTACTCGAAATAAGAAAAGGACACAAGGTATATTTCGAGTGtttgttatatataattatttatgaatCTTGTTGAAATGTAATTGTTAACTACATACAATTACGCTACATCTATAAGACCATTGTAATGTAGAGAATGTGGCACTGATCATAACGCAAATTATACATTGTGTTCCCgaccttggcttgagaaaaTTCTCCTTTAAACGGACCTTAATAAATGTGTATTGATTTCCTCAGCTGTAGTGTGAACACCAAAGCACCTCCCACAGCGATGAGCACAATCCCATCCACCACATCACTAAAATAAACGTACATTTTCACGCTGTaagtagtgtgtttgtgtctcattTTACTCATGTTTCTCTCAAAGCgaatctaaatatatatttatttccaacCGCCACGTATTGGAAAAGTAAACCCTTCTGAATTTAGGATGTTTCCAGTCGAGCCCAGAAACATTAACACAGTAAGACAGACCAGTTTGTTCTCGGATGAAACCAGACCTTGTTTTTCTGCGTGGCGTATTTCTTCGTCCAGTTCTTCGCCTTCTCCAAATAAACCGCTCGGTTGTATTTAAACTCTGACGACTGAAAGAACGGACAGAACAAAGAACAGTTTGGGagatggattaaaaaaaaaagacaataataaagagagagagagcgagtacACTGAGAAAAATAGgagcgacagagagagggacTTACGATGTCTGCCATCAGAGGGTCGTCAGGGTTGGGTTCAGCCATCAGCAGCTGAATGGAGCTCAGAACAGTGGAGAGGTTCAAAGATGGTCTCCACGCTCCCTGATCGATAATCAATCATCAATAATCagcagttcacacacacacacacacacacacacacacacactaccatgGAGGGGTTCAGAAATGATCTCCATGTTCCCTGATCAATATTCTATCATCTGTAATCACACTACGGTAGattacactctcacacacttctcAGTTTGTACTCAGTGCTGTTTCTCTGCGCTCGTTGTGTCCGTTTGTCTGCAGCGTCTGACCTCGTCTTTACGTTCCCACAGGAAcatgggtccagtgctgtgattggacagactcagacgaggtcAGGGGTCGGGGGGGGGATCACTGTTCAGTGCTCAGTCATAAAGATTATACGACAACCTCTGTGTAACAGAATAAATATGGACATTTACAAGAGCACGTGACCCTCAGAAAGCCAATGGTATTGTGGGTTAGCAGCACTCGTCTGTAACTGTTTCCTTGTTTGTCTCCCAACatcccttcctcctcctctcttatctctctctctcgcgctgcAGACTGTTTTTATCTCTCATCTCATCTTTTCTACAAAGTCCATTTCAGAGTCACGGTGCCAACGGCGCAAGCAAAGAAGCCCAAACATTTCTGCCCCCACAGCTTCAGCTACCTCCTCCTGGTGCATCCCCAGGTGATCCCAGATCAAGCGTGAGATAAGGTCCCTGCAGCGTGTCCTCAGTCTACCTCCAGGACTCTTCACAGTCGGCCTGGTCCGACACTCCTCCAACGGCAGGCGGTCCTTATCGCGTCTGAGCCGCCCCGGCTGGTTtctcttaaaggaacagtgtgtaatttttatcttaaaattagtCTCCACTGAtgtgtaacagagagaacagagcctctgtctttgctattggatcagcactgcagaaactccaCTGTGTAATTTTTGGAGGAGAGTACTCTGTGgtacgtgaagcagcaagaggtgcaGGGTTTGCACATTCCACTACATTTGTGGACCTGAAAATGTCAGTAGAGTTTTGactattgttttacaaacttaaaatctgtttgaaccGTTTTTGACTCCACACCTCTGGATATTCCAGACACGGCCAACGGGAGGATGCCCTGGAGGAGACCCTGGGTTCCCTGGAGAGTCTGGGAATGCTTGGGAATCTCTCATGAGGAGTTAGATGGATGATGCTGTagaagagagagatctggacttCTGTGCTCACCCTGATGTCACCAATATTGTGAAATGGATcaagtggaaaagatgatggTGAT from Hoplias malabaricus isolate fHopMal1 chromosome 5, fHopMal1.hap1, whole genome shotgun sequence encodes:
- the LOC136696655 gene encoding leucine-rich repeat-containing G-protein coupled receptor 6; protein product: MLVLLLLVCVCMRVCSGGVCSGDLCSAKCSCVEDGFLAMVDCSELGLSTVPLNISPFTSYLDLSMNNISEIQPNAFKNLTLLSELRLSGNRLRTISGSALNGLRNLKVLMLQNNQLERLDISDPWDLPNLLSLRLDANLISVVPAQTFSGMRSLRHLWLDDNSLSEVPVSALSELSALQAMTLALNRITHIPDHAFRNLSNLVVLHLHNNQIRTLGQNSFEGLRSLETLELNFNILEEFPVAIRTLAKLQELGFHNNQIRAIPERAFTGNPLLQTIHFYENPIQFVGRSAFQFLPKLHTLSLNGASEIREFPDLKGTTSLQVLTLTRAGLSTLPPNLCQQLPNLRVLELSHNAIEELPSFNHCTSLQEIGLQHNLIKHIDLKTFQIHTLRSLDLSCNRIQTIHPDAFRPLQSLSKLDLSDNQLSVLPIAGLTSVTHLKLTGNSAIFTSFRHEDFPNIRVIEMPHAYQCCVFGACSHRASEHSEEQTDGVDDDLQKRTQFPISSDYDPDLEEFQLNLEEARLQTSVQCTPIPGPFKPCSDLFGSWVLRLGMWLISLVSLLGNSVLVLTVFSSPSYLSPLKFIIGGIGVTNLLTGLCSGVLTVVDALTFGEFSLFGAQWESGAGCRGTAFLTVLSSEASVLLLTVAAVQCSFSVFRFCFHGKLASLGGIKAAVILCVVLSLGAAAMPAIGFGEYGGTPLCFLSPLPKDPPSNLSFSVALILMNSVCFLLITGCFLQLHCRLAREDFHSVWDSALIRHITALIFTNCVLYCPLAFLSFSSLMGLFPLSQEVVKSVLLVLLPLPACVNPVLYFLFNPHFREDVRLLLYRTRLDSEPTLDSFTSVDTEKSSYSSQTLVSFSSELNAVFPESGGRSPVPLIQCQLQTKENRVENWDESRSDAKDEDETRENSLFTKVCHSSSRSSALL
- the ube2t gene encoding ubiquitin-conjugating enzyme E2 T isoform X2; the protein is MQRNSRLKRELQLLTTEPPLGINLCSTENLQNLQAQIVGGSNTPYEGGVFELEINIPERYPFEPPQIRFLTPVYHPNIDSAGRICLDALKMPPKGAWRPSLNLSTVLSSIQLLMAEPNPDDPLMADISSEFKYNRAVYLEKAKNWTKKYATQKNKVSSDTVEKIPEESSKSSRKREALSAQENLEPPKKTCL